A single region of the Corallococcus caeni genome encodes:
- a CDS encoding class II aldolase/adducin family protein has protein sequence MSGVGGHLALREAMVATARRMNTSGLNQGTSGNLSQRVEGGFLLTPSGMNYETMTPEDLVLMRFDGSHEGHRKPSTEWQLHRDLLQARPEVGAVLHSHSMFSTTLACLRRGIPAFHYMVSAAGGTDVRCAEYATFGTPELARNMMVALEGRKACLLANHGLVAVGADLPGAFKLAVEVETLAAMYWRALQLGEPVLLDDAEMERVFQQFRGYGQ, from the coding sequence GTGAGCGGGGTGGGGGGCCACCTGGCGCTGCGCGAGGCGATGGTGGCCACCGCGCGGCGGATGAACACGTCCGGGCTGAACCAGGGTACGTCCGGCAACCTGAGCCAGCGGGTGGAGGGCGGCTTCCTCCTCACGCCGTCCGGGATGAACTACGAGACGATGACGCCGGAGGACCTGGTCCTCATGCGCTTCGACGGCTCGCACGAGGGCCACCGCAAGCCGTCCACCGAGTGGCAGCTGCACCGGGACCTCCTCCAGGCGCGGCCGGAGGTGGGCGCGGTGCTGCACTCGCACAGCATGTTCAGCACCACGCTGGCGTGCCTGCGCCGGGGCATCCCCGCGTTCCACTACATGGTGTCCGCGGCGGGCGGCACGGACGTGCGGTGCGCGGAGTACGCCACCTTCGGCACCCCGGAGCTGGCGCGCAACATGATGGTGGCCCTGGAGGGCCGCAAGGCGTGCCTGCTGGCCAACCACGGGCTGGTGGCGGTGGGCGCGGATTTGCCCGGGGCCTTCAAGCTGGCGGTGGAGGTGGAGACGCTGGCGGCCATGTACTGGCGCGCTCTCCAGCTGGGCGAACCGGTGCTGCTGGACGACGCCGAGATGGAGCGCGTGTTCCAGCAATTCCGGGGGTATGGGCAGTAG
- the mtnA gene encoding S-methyl-5-thioribose-1-phosphate isomerase, with protein MKVQGVPMRSIWVESDGWSVGVIDQTRLPHAFVKVKLSTADEAGHAIRSMLVRGAPLIGATAAYGVCLAMRQDASDGALEQALTMLRATRPTAVNLHWALDGMRAALTPLKPSERVAAAYRQAAALCDEDVAINRAIGEHALKLFQAAWDKKGRKGRLNVLTHCNAGWLATVDWGTALAPMYLAHDAGLPLHVWVDETRPRNQGAVLTAWELGQHGVPHTVIADNVGGHLMQHGEVDLCIVGTDRTTAHGDVANKIGTYLKALAAKDNGVPFYVALPSPTIDWTIHDGVKEIPIEQRDGAELSDVTGRLPSGDIATVRITPPGSPAANYAFDVTPARLVTALVTERGVCPATEEGMLSLFPERRAQRSAAK; from the coding sequence ATGAAAGTCCAAGGCGTTCCGATGCGCTCCATCTGGGTCGAGTCCGACGGCTGGAGCGTCGGCGTCATCGACCAGACGCGCCTGCCGCACGCGTTCGTGAAGGTGAAGCTGTCCACGGCGGATGAAGCCGGTCACGCCATCCGCAGCATGCTCGTGCGGGGCGCGCCGCTCATCGGCGCCACGGCCGCGTATGGCGTGTGTCTGGCCATGCGGCAGGACGCGTCCGACGGCGCGCTGGAGCAGGCGCTGACGATGCTGCGGGCCACGCGGCCCACGGCGGTGAACCTGCACTGGGCGCTGGACGGGATGCGCGCGGCGCTGACGCCCCTGAAGCCTTCCGAGCGCGTGGCGGCGGCGTACCGGCAGGCGGCGGCGCTGTGCGACGAGGACGTGGCCATCAACCGCGCCATCGGCGAGCACGCGCTCAAGCTGTTCCAGGCGGCGTGGGACAAGAAGGGCCGCAAGGGCCGGCTCAACGTGCTCACGCACTGCAACGCCGGCTGGCTGGCCACGGTGGACTGGGGCACGGCGCTGGCGCCCATGTACCTGGCGCACGACGCGGGCCTGCCCCTGCACGTCTGGGTGGATGAGACGCGCCCGCGCAACCAGGGCGCGGTGCTGACGGCGTGGGAGCTGGGACAGCACGGCGTCCCGCATACGGTCATCGCGGACAACGTCGGCGGCCACCTGATGCAGCACGGGGAAGTGGACCTGTGCATCGTCGGCACGGACCGCACGACGGCCCACGGCGACGTGGCGAACAAGATCGGCACGTACCTCAAGGCGCTGGCCGCGAAGGACAACGGCGTGCCGTTCTACGTGGCGCTGCCGTCGCCCACCATCGACTGGACCATCCACGACGGCGTGAAGGAGATCCCCATCGAGCAGCGCGACGGCGCGGAGCTCAGCGACGTGACGGGCCGGCTGCCGTCGGGGGACATCGCCACGGTGCGGATCACGCCTCCGGGCAGCCCCGCCGCGAACTACGCGTTCGACGTGACGCCCGCGCGGCTGGTGACGGCGCTCGTCACGGAGCGCGGCGTGTGCCCGGCGACGGAGGAGGGGATGCTGTCGCTCTTCCCGGAGCGGCGCGCGCAGCGGAGCGCGGCGAAGTGA